From bacterium, one genomic window encodes:
- a CDS encoding 4Fe-4S dicluster domain-containing protein, whose protein sequence is MTARGRARRLIWLRRGVQAASLALFVGLLLAMRPPESGAPSPRLGFYFHLDPLLLVGAWLGGERLAGPALLALATLALTVLLGRVFCGWLCPLGALHNALSWLGWRSAARRRETDGLSRWQRAKYWLLVALLVMAVGGAHWTGVFDPQSLLYRSLTTGLLPGLDWGISAGAAAIFQADPQLGPLHLTALSEPLYRFWRDALLAGREFVFAGGGLILALLLALLALNLWRPRFWCRYLCPLGALLGACAGRTALRLTPTGTCGACQRCLLRCPAAAQPEKPGQWLPEECFGCWNCVASCGEDALDFRWQWPWRRPAAARVDLGRRALVGAGLAGLGALLVFKLPPSARAKTFGPELIRPPGALAEGDFLARCVQCGLCMQVCPTGALQPAIDQAGLAGLWTPVLVPRLGYCEHGCALCGQVCPTGAIAPLALAEKQALSIGLATIDTTRCLPYVYGRECIVCEEHCPVPTKAIYFVETEVTLRGGERRVLKQPRVEPTLCTGCGICETKCPFADRAAIRVTSANESRHPANQPLLPGGTESVGSNPYGA, encoded by the coding sequence GTGACCGCGCGGGGCCGGGCGCGGCGGCTCATCTGGCTGCGCCGCGGCGTCCAGGCGGCGAGCCTGGCGCTCTTCGTCGGGCTGCTCCTCGCCATGCGGCCGCCAGAGAGCGGCGCGCCCTCGCCCCGGCTCGGCTTCTACTTCCACCTCGATCCGCTGCTGCTCGTCGGCGCCTGGCTGGGCGGCGAGCGCCTCGCCGGGCCCGCGCTGCTCGCCCTCGCCACGCTCGCGCTCACCGTGCTGCTCGGCCGCGTCTTCTGCGGCTGGCTGTGTCCCCTCGGCGCGCTGCACAACGCGCTGAGCTGGCTGGGCTGGCGCAGCGCCGCCCGCCGCCGCGAGACGGACGGCCTCTCGCGCTGGCAGCGCGCCAAGTACTGGCTGCTCGTCGCCCTGCTCGTGATGGCCGTGGGCGGCGCGCACTGGACGGGCGTCTTCGATCCCCAGTCCCTGCTCTACCGCAGCCTGACGACGGGGCTGCTGCCCGGCCTCGACTGGGGGATCAGCGCGGGCGCAGCGGCGATCTTCCAGGCCGACCCGCAGCTGGGGCCGCTGCACCTGACCGCGCTCAGCGAGCCGCTCTACCGCTTCTGGCGGGACGCGCTGCTCGCTGGCAGGGAGTTCGTTTTCGCGGGCGGCGGGCTCATCCTGGCCCTGTTGCTCGCGCTGCTCGCGCTGAACCTCTGGCGGCCGCGTTTCTGGTGTCGTTACCTGTGCCCTCTCGGCGCGCTGCTCGGCGCCTGCGCGGGGCGCACGGCCCTGCGCCTGACGCCGACCGGAACCTGCGGCGCCTGCCAGCGCTGCCTGCTGCGCTGCCCCGCGGCGGCGCAGCCCGAGAAGCCCGGTCAGTGGTTGCCCGAGGAGTGCTTCGGCTGCTGGAACTGCGTGGCGAGCTGCGGCGAGGACGCCCTCGACTTCCGCTGGCAGTGGCCCTGGCGGCGGCCCGCCGCCGCGCGCGTGGACCTCGGCCGGCGCGCGCTCGTCGGCGCGGGGCTGGCGGGCCTCGGCGCGCTGCTCGTCTTCAAGTTGCCGCCGAGCGCGCGGGCGAAGACCTTTGGCCCCGAACTGATCCGCCCGCCGGGCGCCCTCGCCGAGGGCGACTTCCTCGCCCGCTGCGTGCAGTGCGGCCTGTGCATGCAGGTCTGCCCGACGGGCGCGCTGCAGCCGGCCATCGATCAGGCGGGCCTGGCCGGCCTCTGGACGCCCGTGCTCGTGCCGCGCCTGGGCTACTGCGAGCACGGCTGCGCGCTCTGCGGGCAGGTCTGCCCGACGGGCGCGATCGCGCCGCTCGCGCTCGCCGAGAAGCAGGCGCTGAGTATCGGCCTCGCCACCATCGACACCACGCGCTGCCTGCCCTACGTCTACGGGCGCGAGTGCATCGTCTGCGAGGAGCACTGCCCCGTGCCGACGAAGGCGATCTACTTCGTGGAGACGGAGGTCACGCTGCGCGGCGGCGAGCGGCGGGTGCTCAAGCAGCCGCGCGTGGAACCGACGCTCTGCACGGGCTGCGGCATCTGCGAGACGAAGTGCCCCTTCGCCGACCGCGCGGCGATTCGCGTGACGAGCGCGAACGAGAGCCGGCATCCGGCGAACCAGCCGCTGCTGCCGGGCGGGACGGAGAGCGTTGGAAGCAATCCCTACGGCGCCTAG